A single window of Archangium gephyra DNA harbors:
- a CDS encoding carboxypeptidase-like regulatory domain-containing protein — protein MKSAAWMWGGGAALLLTACPDPAPKPEPNPGGDPAPPTTLTVTGRVLDGEGQPLENASILIPGDDRHAVDLDRAGAFSIDGVTAPYDVIVVQRTLRTAAVYKGLSRQDLTLPFATREEDDDRSAGLQGTVTGGSTPYDSIRYTRVEFASASSSSATNPNPGGTYYAAVGWRGPASITGTLYVLQSERSRFFSPPSRYLGFGRRDNVTLNDTAMHSAVDITLTPVAEARLAGSITVPDGYALTTLDTHLVPDGSANTYLFSDTEPGSAFDYLVPQIPQSTFTMNVNALMEKPGEPLQTAYSKLYKKGLTAGTRDAALVIQAAPQQGQPANEATEVTRATEFSWTGFTGGIHQFQIQEDDPAEGTFPYTVNIYTSGTRTTLPDLSAVDMSLPASTTFSWNVQGFAPVASMDALSLLSEQGNPFLGSTDVSVGISGSRSFTTSATP, from the coding sequence ATGAAGAGCGCAGCGTGGATGTGGGGTGGTGGTGCCGCATTGCTGTTGACGGCGTGTCCCGACCCGGCTCCCAAGCCCGAGCCCAATCCCGGTGGAGACCCGGCGCCTCCCACCACCCTCACGGTGACCGGAAGAGTGCTGGATGGGGAGGGTCAGCCCCTCGAGAACGCATCGATTCTCATCCCGGGTGATGACAGACACGCGGTCGACCTGGACAGGGCGGGAGCCTTCAGCATCGACGGAGTGACGGCTCCCTACGATGTCATCGTGGTTCAACGCACGCTCCGCACAGCGGCCGTCTACAAGGGGCTCTCGCGCCAGGACCTCACACTGCCCTTCGCCACGAGGGAGGAGGACGACGATCGCTCGGCCGGGCTGCAGGGAACCGTCACCGGTGGAAGCACGCCCTACGACTCCATCCGCTACACCCGGGTGGAATTCGCCTCGGCGAGCAGCAGCAGTGCCACCAACCCGAACCCCGGGGGTACCTATTATGCGGCGGTGGGCTGGAGGGGGCCCGCCTCCATCACGGGCACGCTCTATGTGCTCCAGTCGGAGCGCAGCAGGTTCTTCTCGCCGCCCTCGCGCTATCTGGGTTTTGGCCGGCGCGACAACGTGACGCTCAACGATACCGCCATGCACTCCGCGGTGGACATCACGCTGACCCCCGTGGCCGAGGCCCGTCTCGCGGGCAGCATCACCGTTCCGGACGGTTATGCCCTGACGACGCTCGACACGCATCTCGTGCCCGACGGGAGCGCCAACACCTACTTGTTCTCCGACACCGAGCCCGGCAGCGCTTTCGATTACCTGGTGCCCCAGATTCCCCAGAGCACCTTCACGATGAACGTGAACGCGCTCATGGAGAAACCGGGCGAGCCCCTCCAGACGGCCTACTCCAAGCTCTACAAGAAGGGATTGACCGCTGGCACCCGCGACGCGGCGCTGGTGATTCAGGCGGCCCCGCAGCAGGGCCAGCCGGCGAACGAGGCGACGGAGGTGACCCGCGCCACCGAGTTCTCCTGGACGGGGTTCACGGGCGGCATCCACCAGTTCCAGATCCAGGAGGATGATCCGGCGGAGGGGACGTTCCCCTATACGGTGAACATCTACACGAGCGGCACGCGGACCACGCTCCCGGACCTGAGCGCCGTCGACATGAGTTTGCCCGCCAGCACCACGTTCTCCTGGAACGTCCAGGGCTTCGCTCCGGTGGCCTCGATGGATGCCCTGAGCCTCCTCTCGGAGCAGGGCAACCCGTTCCTGGGCTCGACGGATGTCTCCGTCGGCATCTCCGGGTCGCGCAGCTTCACCACGTCCGCCACGCCCTGA
- a CDS encoding sigma-54-dependent transcriptional regulator produces MSPSSQPPSSPANRVLVVDDDLELCELISLRLEAQGMQVASVPTGQQALERVEAGKVDAMVLDLRLGDVDGLEVLAQARERIPELPVVILTAHGTIETAVEAMRRGAYGFLTKPFQDHELVQKLVHALERTTLQREVEDLRRIVAGVPRERLIGRSPAITQVRANIARVAPSDATVLVLGESGTGKELAARLLHGLSRRAHGPFVAVNCGALPPELLESELFGHVKGAFTGATQSREGLFGAARGGTLFLDEVGEAPPSVQVKLLRVLQERRYTRVGSSTEEDADVRVVAATNRDLREEVELRRFREDLYYRLCVVPLTMPPLRERPEDIALLAQLFLERAAAHNGMRVPHLSPEALQFLRDYTWPGNVRELLNVMEAAVLLAASEELRAEHLTHLVQPSPRSTPSAVEEAAPGAASPRAPDTEAPLPTLREARDAFERDYLIEALRRSGGNVSAAARMAGRNRTDFYELLRRHGLSAADFKETGQGR; encoded by the coding sequence ATGAGCCCGTCCTCCCAGCCTCCGTCCTCCCCCGCCAACCGCGTGCTGGTGGTGGATGACGACCTCGAGCTGTGTGAGCTCATCTCCCTGCGCCTGGAGGCCCAGGGGATGCAGGTGGCGAGTGTCCCCACCGGCCAGCAGGCGCTCGAGCGGGTGGAGGCGGGCAAGGTGGACGCGATGGTGCTGGATCTCCGGCTGGGAGACGTGGATGGCCTGGAGGTGCTCGCCCAGGCCCGCGAGCGCATCCCGGAGCTGCCGGTGGTCATCCTCACCGCGCACGGCACCATCGAGACCGCGGTGGAAGCCATGCGCCGGGGTGCCTATGGCTTCCTCACCAAGCCCTTCCAGGACCACGAGCTGGTGCAGAAGCTGGTGCACGCGCTCGAGCGCACGACGTTGCAGCGCGAGGTGGAGGATCTGCGCCGCATCGTGGCGGGCGTTCCGCGCGAGCGGTTGATCGGCCGGAGCCCGGCCATCACCCAGGTGCGAGCGAACATCGCCCGGGTGGCGCCCTCGGATGCCACGGTGCTGGTGCTCGGCGAATCGGGCACGGGCAAGGAGCTGGCGGCGCGGTTGCTGCACGGACTCTCCCGGCGCGCGCACGGGCCCTTCGTCGCGGTGAACTGCGGGGCGCTGCCGCCGGAGCTGCTGGAGAGCGAGCTGTTCGGCCACGTGAAGGGGGCCTTCACCGGCGCCACGCAGTCGCGCGAGGGGCTCTTCGGGGCCGCGCGGGGTGGGACGCTCTTCCTGGACGAGGTGGGCGAGGCGCCTCCCAGCGTGCAGGTGAAGCTGCTGCGGGTGTTGCAGGAGCGGCGCTACACGCGGGTGGGCTCGAGCACCGAGGAGGACGCGGACGTGCGGGTGGTGGCGGCCACCAACCGGGACCTCCGCGAGGAGGTGGAGCTCCGGCGCTTCCGGGAGGATCTCTACTACCGGCTCTGCGTGGTGCCGCTCACCATGCCGCCGTTGCGCGAGCGGCCCGAGGACATCGCCCTGCTGGCCCAGCTCTTCCTCGAGCGGGCGGCGGCGCACAATGGAATGCGGGTGCCGCACCTGAGCCCGGAGGCCCTCCAGTTCCTGCGGGACTACACGTGGCCGGGCAACGTGCGCGAGCTGCTCAACGTGATGGAGGCCGCCGTCCTGCTGGCCGCCTCCGAGGAGCTGAGGGCGGAGCACCTGACGCACCTCGTGCAGCCCTCCCCTCGCTCCACGCCTTCCGCGGTGGAGGAGGCCGCTCCCGGGGCCGCGTCTCCCCGGGCGCCCGACACCGAGGCTCCGCTGCCCACTCTGCGCGAGGCGCGTGACGCGTTCGAGCGCGACTACCTGATCGAGGCCCTGCGCCGCAGTGGAGGCAACGTGAGCGCCGCGGCGCGCATGGCCGGACGCAACCGCACCGACTTCTACGAGCTGCTGCGCCGGCATGGGCTGTCGGCCGCGGACTTCAAGGAAACGGGCCAGGGGCGCTGA
- a CDS encoding HAMP domain-containing sensor histidine kinase, translating to MRLVQRLLISHSLLTAVLLGAAGFAVVALVRMTSLLTELREEHLGQVQEEEAVHQAAWGIEVAARHAILACERDPGIGPEAAVSLKTALRQLELLLARHGDAIQPSIRNTAQEYRAYARYVSEENTCARLFEPALREKRLIWDENLTDAWIALVRSLHEMVLEREAEAYAIGATAIGVGLIFGALAVFAAWGVARWMARGVTRPLELLATQARRVGQGNFAPISPVEGPLEVQELASELERTRARLAEIDQLKDAFVASVSHDLRTPLTRLRAALGLMADGTTGPLNAQQRRVIELARSACEREIRLVSALLDMSRVKSGKALRLEAGCLLDDVLVRAMEDTRAEAEEAGVQLELEKEGALSPASLDAALIERAVANLLGNAIRVSSRGQKVRMIRTVTQEGPPGPTASGTWARVVVRDEGPGVRPEVRDRLFEHFFTSPVGNTAHPPGIGLGLPLAREMMRAHGGEVAFLDEPGQGAAFAVWIPLDGPASLRYAAEATPSPSPSARSPA from the coding sequence ATGCGCCTCGTCCAGCGACTGCTCATCTCCCATTCCCTGCTCACCGCCGTCCTGCTCGGCGCCGCCGGCTTCGCCGTGGTGGCCCTGGTTCGCATGACGAGCCTCCTCACGGAGCTCCGCGAGGAGCACTTGGGCCAGGTCCAGGAGGAGGAGGCCGTGCATCAAGCGGCCTGGGGCATCGAGGTCGCCGCCCGGCACGCCATCCTGGCCTGTGAACGTGACCCGGGCATCGGGCCCGAGGCCGCCGTCTCCCTGAAGACAGCCCTGCGCCAGCTGGAGCTGCTGCTCGCCCGGCACGGAGACGCCATCCAGCCGAGCATCCGCAACACGGCGCAGGAGTACCGCGCCTATGCACGGTACGTGAGCGAGGAGAACACCTGTGCCCGCCTCTTCGAGCCCGCGCTGCGGGAGAAGCGGCTCATCTGGGACGAGAACCTCACGGATGCCTGGATCGCCCTCGTGCGCTCCCTGCACGAGATGGTGCTCGAGCGCGAGGCCGAGGCCTATGCCATTGGCGCCACGGCGATCGGCGTGGGGTTGATCTTCGGAGCCCTGGCGGTGTTCGCCGCCTGGGGCGTGGCGCGCTGGATGGCGCGAGGGGTGACGCGGCCGCTGGAGCTGCTCGCCACGCAGGCCCGGCGGGTGGGCCAGGGGAACTTCGCTCCCATCAGTCCGGTGGAGGGTCCGCTCGAGGTGCAGGAGCTGGCCTCCGAGCTGGAGCGGACGCGTGCGCGTCTGGCGGAGATCGATCAGCTCAAGGACGCCTTCGTGGCTTCCGTGTCGCACGATCTCCGGACGCCGCTCACGCGGCTGCGGGCCGCGCTCGGGCTGATGGCGGACGGCACCACCGGTCCGCTCAATGCGCAGCAACGGCGGGTGATCGAGCTGGCGCGCAGTGCCTGCGAGCGGGAGATCCGCCTGGTGTCCGCGCTGCTCGACATGTCCCGTGTGAAGTCCGGCAAGGCGCTGCGGCTCGAGGCGGGCTGCCTGTTGGATGACGTGCTCGTCCGGGCGATGGAGGACACGCGCGCCGAGGCCGAGGAGGCCGGAGTCCAGCTGGAGTTGGAGAAGGAAGGGGCGCTGTCCCCGGCCTCGCTCGACGCCGCCCTCATCGAGCGCGCGGTGGCCAACCTCCTGGGCAACGCCATCCGAGTCTCCTCGCGGGGGCAGAAGGTCCGGATGATCCGCACCGTCACCCAGGAGGGACCGCCGGGACCCACCGCGTCCGGAACCTGGGCCCGGGTGGTGGTGCGCGACGAGGGCCCGGGAGTCCGGCCCGAGGTGCGGGACCGGCTCTTCGAGCACTTCTTCACCTCCCCGGTGGGCAACACCGCCCACCCGCCCGGAATCGGCCTGGGCCTGCCGCTGGCGCGCGAGATGATGCGCGCGCATGGAGGCGAGGTGGCCTTCCTCGACGAACCGGGCCAGGGCGCGGCCTTCGCCGTCTGGATACCGCTCGATGGACCCGCCTCGCTCCGCTACGCTGCCGAGGCGACTCCCTCTCCGTCGCCATCCGCCCGGAGCCCCGCATGA